One window of Chloroflexota bacterium genomic DNA carries:
- a CDS encoding AI-2E family transporter: protein MTAKSTTPARRRRRAPARATATFFVLGSLFFGLAAAGQLVAIAVGFSSILLIIFFAWLLVFLVAPAVDTAHRRLRIGRGKAIAIVYLAVFACVSLVVVATAQIGAREAADILARSPEITARVHGLLVGAQSSLGIDPRTVDLAATFDQAQQGLFSSIAATLDAQVQAIARTTLTVMGDLFLIVVLSLYAVVDLDGILGGLSRVVPNRYAQELLLVQQSVGRAFGGFLRTQVILVIVQVVLTVVVGLVFGLPYLYLMTVGVALAMFIPFFGPPLALLPPLLVAVAFRPEVALPVVGVLLVAQTLLVNVLQPRLMKETAGLHPFLVLIALLLGAQIAGLWGALFGIPIVAATNLLIRYVVNRRAVDEVEGIDLDAVVAEVQAADPEVALYDAVAIAADRAEALIDDRSENVAGSSTAGSGSHAA, encoded by the coding sequence ATGACGGCGAAGTCGACCACGCCCGCTCGCCGTCGTCGCCGCGCTCCGGCGCGCGCGACGGCGACGTTCTTCGTACTCGGCAGCCTCTTCTTCGGTCTGGCGGCCGCCGGGCAACTCGTCGCGATCGCCGTCGGCTTCAGCTCCATCCTCCTGATCATCTTCTTCGCCTGGCTCCTCGTGTTCCTCGTGGCTCCCGCCGTCGACACCGCCCACCGACGGCTCCGGATCGGCCGCGGGAAGGCCATCGCGATCGTCTATCTCGCGGTGTTCGCGTGCGTGAGCCTCGTCGTGGTGGCCACCGCTCAGATCGGCGCTCGAGAGGCGGCGGACATCCTCGCCCGGAGTCCAGAGATCACGGCTCGCGTCCACGGGCTGCTGGTCGGCGCCCAGAGCTCGCTCGGGATCGATCCGCGCACCGTCGACCTGGCAGCAACCTTCGACCAGGCCCAGCAAGGCCTCTTCTCCTCGATCGCCGCCACGCTCGATGCGCAGGTCCAGGCGATCGCGCGGACGACGCTGACGGTGATGGGTGACCTGTTCCTCATCGTCGTTCTGTCGCTCTACGCCGTGGTCGACCTCGATGGGATCCTCGGCGGATTGAGTCGGGTGGTCCCCAACCGCTACGCCCAGGAGCTCCTGCTCGTCCAGCAGTCGGTCGGCCGGGCCTTCGGTGGTTTCCTGCGGACGCAGGTCATCCTCGTGATCGTGCAGGTCGTGCTCACCGTCGTCGTCGGCCTCGTGTTCGGCCTGCCATACCTCTACCTGATGACGGTCGGCGTGGCGCTCGCGATGTTCATCCCCTTCTTCGGACCGCCGCTCGCGCTTCTCCCGCCACTCCTCGTCGCTGTCGCGTTTCGGCCGGAGGTCGCGCTGCCGGTCGTGGGGGTCCTCCTCGTCGCGCAGACACTCCTCGTGAACGTCCTCCAACCTCGGTTGATGAAGGAGACCGCCGGACTTCATCCCTTCCTCGTCCTCATCGCCCTGCTGCTCGGCGCGCAGATCGCCGGGCTGTGGGGCGCCCTCTTCGGGATCCCGATCGTGGCGGCCACCAACCTGCTCATCCGGTACGTCGTCAATCGCCGCGCGGTCGACGAGGTCGAGGGGATCGATCTCGATGCGGTCGTCGCCGAGGTCCAGGCTGCCGATCCGGAGGTCGCCCTCTACGATGCGGTCGCGATCGCCGCGGATCGGGCCGAGGCGCTCATCGATGACCGTTCGGAGAACGTCGCTGGATCCTCGACCGCCGGGAGCGGATCCCATGCCGCCTGA
- a CDS encoding cytochrome b N-terminal domain-containing protein, producing MSTPDSAPTPGSTDTSWTGATRRFLERRLPLAHLLPSRQPFFVGSWVYVFGVVAVTGLIWVIGSGIVLAFFGPGWWHVSGVGRFVNSVHFWSVQLFFVFAALHLWGQYFMASWRDGRATTWLVGVVIFIVGLVTGFTGYVSQQNLDAQWIALNAKDGINGTGAGAFFNVLDFGQMYGIHVMLLPVLVTMLVVLHVVQVRLRGVVKPIEPRAPAASGDRPTDVAS from the coding sequence ATGAGCACCCCTGATAGCGCGCCTACGCCCGGATCGACGGACACGTCCTGGACGGGAGCGACCCGACGATTCCTTGAACGGCGTCTGCCGTTGGCGCACCTCCTGCCGAGCCGCCAGCCGTTCTTCGTCGGCTCCTGGGTCTACGTCTTCGGGGTCGTGGCCGTCACCGGTCTCATCTGGGTGATCGGGAGCGGCATCGTCCTCGCCTTCTTCGGCCCAGGCTGGTGGCATGTCTCGGGGGTCGGGCGCTTCGTCAACAGCGTCCACTTCTGGAGCGTCCAGCTCTTCTTCGTCTTCGCCGCCCTCCACCTGTGGGGCCAGTACTTCATGGCCTCCTGGCGGGACGGACGAGCGACGACGTGGCTTGTCGGCGTCGTCATCTTCATCGTGGGACTGGTCACCGGCTTCACCGGCTATGTCTCCCAGCAGAACCTCGACGCCCAATGGATCGCACTCAATGCCAAGGATGGGATCAACGGGACCGGCGCCGGGGCGTTCTTCAACGTCCTCGACTTCGGCCAGATGTACGGCATCCACGTCATGCTCCTGCCGGTCCTCGTGACGATGCTCGTGGTCCTTCACGTCGTCCAGGTCCGGTTGCGAGGCGTGGTGAAGCCGATCGAACCGCGGGCGCCCGCTGCCAGCGGCGACCGTCCGACCGATGTGGCGTCGTGA